A stretch of the uncultured Desulfobacter sp. genome encodes the following:
- a CDS encoding TRAP transporter substrate-binding protein, with translation MKKVSLFFCVLAAVALVSGITPVTAQAKVSLNYANFPPAPTFPCVQMERWKTEIEKRTDGAVQINTFPGGTLLGAKDMIDGVINGQADIGCICMAYQPGRFTVTNATSLPLEIPDAKIGSLVLLDLYNKYQPKAFDKVKVLTMFVTAPANIMSKAPVAELADIKGLDLRASGGAAQILKSWGANQVGMPMSDTPEALQKGVVKGVFSSLEVMKDLKFAEICKYITITDTVIYPFAVIMNKSAWNKLPDAVKQAMDGMIEEQAAWTGEYMDQHVSDSIAWSQKEHQVEVITLSPEKKAEWNAQLAPITENWIKKANESGLPGAQIVKDIKELIVKRTAK, from the coding sequence ATGAAAAAAGTCTCATTATTTTTCTGTGTTCTGGCAGCGGTAGCCCTGGTTTCCGGAATCACCCCTGTAACGGCACAGGCCAAGGTCAGCTTAAATTATGCAAATTTTCCCCCTGCGCCTACCTTTCCCTGTGTACAGATGGAAAGATGGAAAACCGAAATAGAAAAACGCACGGACGGCGCTGTACAGATCAACACCTTTCCCGGCGGTACACTTTTGGGTGCCAAAGACATGATAGACGGGGTTATTAACGGTCAGGCCGACATCGGCTGTATCTGCATGGCTTACCAGCCCGGACGTTTCACCGTAACCAATGCCACAAGCCTTCCCCTGGAAATTCCTGATGCCAAAATCGGCAGCCTTGTGCTTCTGGATCTGTACAACAAATACCAACCCAAGGCCTTTGATAAAGTCAAGGTGTTGACCATGTTTGTCACGGCGCCTGCAAACATCATGTCCAAGGCGCCGGTGGCCGAGCTTGCTGATATCAAGGGACTGGATTTGCGCGCATCCGGCGGTGCGGCCCAGATTCTTAAATCCTGGGGTGCCAACCAGGTGGGTATGCCCATGTCTGACACTCCCGAAGCACTTCAGAAAGGCGTGGTCAAAGGTGTTTTCTCCTCTTTAGAGGTGATGAAGGATCTTAAATTTGCTGAAATCTGTAAATACATCACCATCACCGACACCGTGATCTATCCCTTTGCCGTGATTATGAACAAAAGCGCTTGGAATAAACTACCGGATGCCGTTAAACAGGCCATGGACGGCATGATCGAAGAACAGGCCGCCTGGACCGGCGAATACATGGACCAGCACGTCAGCGATTCCATTGCCTGGTCACAAAAAGAACACCAGGTGGAAGTGATTACCCTGTCACCGGAGAAAAAGGCCGAATGGAATGCGCAGCTTGCTCCTATTACGGAAAACTGGATCAAAAAGGCCAATGAAAGCGGTCTGCCCGGTGCCCAGATTGTTAAAGATATTAAAGAATTGATTGTAAAGCGAACCGCAAAATAA
- a CDS encoding TRAP transporter large permease yields MSLTLVGILGIAVLMLLLFVFGMPVGFAMALVGFGGFSYIINFNAGVNMVSQEFWSVFSKYGLTVIPLFVFMGQIAFYSGVNERLYKAAYKWVGHIRGGIAMATIMACAAFAAICGSNTATAATMTTVAFPQMSNFRYKPMLSCGSIACGSTLGVVIPPSVVLIIIGLSTEQSIARLFYGGIGAGLLLCLLMLLTVYVVCRLNPEWGPAGPKSDFGERFRSLSGAIEMLVLFCLIMTGLYAGYFTPSEAGGAGAFFAVVISLVQRTLSWANFKKAIMDTLRVSCMVIMLIAGAMILGKFLTITRIPFNMASWVAGLNVPDPIILAVIFGMYAIGGAIMDALALLLITIPIFFPVASQMGCDPIWFAVLITVVTTLGAVTPPVGATTYVVAGMAKGSTLKEVFKGVTFFLPAYLICIVLLMVCPWIITFLPGLL; encoded by the coding sequence ATGAGCCTGACCCTGGTGGGCATCCTCGGGATAGCCGTTTTGATGCTGTTGTTGTTCGTCTTCGGCATGCCCGTAGGCTTTGCCATGGCCCTGGTTGGCTTTGGCGGTTTTTCCTACATTATTAACTTCAATGCCGGTGTAAACATGGTCAGCCAGGAGTTCTGGTCGGTGTTTTCCAAGTACGGGCTCACCGTGATTCCCTTGTTTGTGTTCATGGGACAGATCGCCTTTTATTCCGGGGTCAATGAACGCCTTTACAAAGCGGCGTATAAGTGGGTCGGCCATATCCGGGGTGGGATTGCCATGGCCACCATCATGGCCTGTGCCGCCTTTGCCGCCATCTGCGGGTCCAATACGGCCACGGCTGCCACCATGACCACGGTGGCATTTCCCCAGATGTCCAATTTCAGGTATAAGCCCATGCTCTCTTGCGGATCCATTGCCTGCGGCTCCACGCTGGGCGTTGTGATTCCGCCTTCCGTGGTGCTTATTATCATTGGCCTTTCCACGGAACAGTCCATCGCCCGGCTTTTTTACGGCGGCATCGGGGCCGGGCTTCTTTTGTGCCTGCTGATGCTGCTCACGGTTTATGTGGTCTGCCGTTTGAATCCCGAATGGGGCCCGGCCGGTCCCAAATCGGATTTTGGCGAACGTTTCCGGTCGCTTTCCGGTGCCATTGAGATGCTGGTGCTGTTTTGTTTAATCATGACCGGGCTGTATGCTGGATATTTTACCCCGTCCGAAGCTGGCGGGGCAGGGGCCTTTTTCGCCGTAGTCATCAGCCTGGTCCAGCGGACGCTTTCCTGGGCAAATTTTAAAAAGGCCATTATGGATACCCTGCGGGTCTCTTGCATGGTCATCATGCTCATTGCAGGGGCCATGATCCTGGGCAAATTTTTAACCATCACCCGTATCCCGTTCAACATGGCCTCCTGGGTGGCGGGACTGAACGTGCCTGATCCAATAATTTTGGCCGTCATTTTCGGCATGTATGCCATTGGCGGTGCCATTATGGATGCCCTGGCTCTGTTGTTGATCACCATCCCCATCTTTTTCCCCGTGGCCTCCCAGATGGGCTGTGATCCCATCTGGTTTGCTGTTCTTATCACCGTGGTCACAACCCTTGGTGCAGTTACACCCCCTGTGGGAGCCACCACCTATGTGGTGGCAGGCATGGCCAAGGGCAGCACCTTAAAAGAGGTGTTTAAAGGGGTGACCTTTTTTTTACCGGCCTATCTGATCTGCATTGTGTTGCTGATGGTGTGCCCCTGGATTATTACTTTTCTGCCTGGACTGCTGTAA
- a CDS encoding TRAP transporter small permease, producing METIEKISDILNRCAGIIAGTILVFMILLTMGNIVLRRVWVPIRGTYEIMGFAGAVITALSMGFTQKKREHIHVDILISRFPRGLKKAVFAVNNALCTLFFLVAAWFVGRRGMTLLETAEVSETLRMVYYPFAFVVAFGCFLLAVMLFIDLIKLFVLKDSK from the coding sequence ATGGAAACCATTGAAAAAATAAGCGACATCCTTAACCGGTGCGCCGGGATCATCGCCGGGACCATCCTGGTGTTCATGATCCTTTTAACCATGGGCAATATTGTCCTGCGCAGGGTGTGGGTGCCCATCCGGGGCACCTATGAGATCATGGGATTTGCCGGGGCCGTGATCACGGCCCTTTCCATGGGCTTTACCCAGAAAAAAAGAGAGCATATCCATGTGGATATTTTAATCAGCCGGTTTCCGCGAGGCCTCAAAAAGGCCGTCTTTGCGGTGAATAATGCCTTATGCACCCTGTTTTTTCTCGTGGCCGCCTGGTTTGTGGGCCGCCGGGGCATGACCCTGCTTGAAACAGCCGAGGTGTCGGAGACCCTTCGAATGGTCTATTATCCCTTTGCCTTTGTGGTGGCATTCGGCTGCTTTCTGCTGGCGGTCATGCTGTTTATTGATCTGATCAAATTATTTGTTTTAAAGGATTCCAAATGA
- a CDS encoding phenylacetate--CoA ligase, with protein MKKGKSMSFIPLDITGDQIADIQAQGLKWTVSHAYNNSPYYQKKLEEAGCKPQDVKGLGDLGNLPFTDKHDFLDDYPFPLRSVPMSDIVRIHGSSGTTGKRKILCYTKEDVDNWANIFARCYELAGVTNQDRVQIAVGYGLWTAGVGFQNGCERLGAMAVPLGPANVDMHIDMLLDLESTVFCSTASMALLMSEEIEKRKLTDKIKLKTIILGAERHSASMRKRIQDITGAEHIHDIYGMTELYGPGTGLDCTEHAGIHYWADHFIFEVIDPVTLKPVPAGKEGELVVTTLKKQGTPLIRYRTHDVTRLIPGPCACGNPFPRHARISGRTDDMFIFRAVNIYPSQIDHILSDISGVGSEYQIHLNQDADGRDYMTIRVERTNGAGAGEDNGLADQVSGRIRKKLLVRSRVEIVGYGDLPRTEKKSKRVFDNRPSE; from the coding sequence ATGAAAAAAGGTAAGTCAATGAGTTTTATCCCTTTAGATATAACCGGCGATCAGATTGCAGATATTCAGGCCCAGGGTCTGAAATGGACTGTGTCCCACGCCTATAATAATAGTCCTTATTATCAAAAAAAGCTCGAAGAGGCAGGCTGTAAACCCCAAGACGTTAAAGGTCTGGGTGATCTGGGAAACCTGCCCTTTACCGACAAGCACGACTTTCTTGACGACTATCCCTTTCCCTTGCGGTCCGTCCCCATGTCCGACATTGTACGCATCCACGGTTCTTCGGGCACCACAGGGAAAAGAAAGATTCTGTGCTACACAAAAGAGGATGTGGATAATTGGGCCAACATCTTTGCCCGGTGTTATGAGCTGGCCGGTGTGACCAACCAGGACCGGGTTCAGATTGCCGTGGGCTACGGGCTCTGGACGGCTGGTGTCGGGTTTCAAAACGGGTGCGAACGTTTGGGCGCCATGGCTGTGCCATTAGGTCCTGCCAACGTGGACATGCACATTGACATGCTGCTGGATCTTGAATCCACGGTATTTTGCTCCACAGCGTCCATGGCTCTGCTCATGTCCGAAGAGATTGAAAAACGCAAACTCACGGACAAAATTAAATTAAAGACCATTATTTTAGGGGCCGAACGCCACAGCGCCTCCATGCGAAAACGCATCCAGGATATCACCGGGGCCGAGCATATTCATGATATTTACGGTATGACCGAGCTGTACGGGCCAGGTACCGGCCTTGATTGTACGGAACATGCAGGGATTCATTACTGGGCCGATCATTTTATTTTTGAGGTGATAGACCCGGTGACATTGAAACCTGTGCCCGCCGGGAAAGAGGGCGAGCTGGTGGTCACCACCTTAAAAAAACAGGGCACCCCGTTAATCCGTTACCGGACCCATGATGTCACCCGGTTGATCCCTGGACCCTGTGCCTGCGGCAACCCCTTTCCCAGGCATGCCAGAATTTCCGGCCGGACGGATGACATGTTCATTTTCAGGGCCGTAAACATCTATCCCAGCCAGATTGACCATATCTTAAGCGACATTAGCGGGGTGGGCAGCGAATACCAGATTCACCTGAACCAGGATGCAGACGGCCGGGATTACATGACCATCCGGGTGGAGCGCACCAATGGTGCCGGTGCAGGAGAAGACAACGGTCTGGCCGACCAGGTCTCCGGCCGGATCCGTAAAAAATTGCTGGTCAGATCCCGGGTGGAAATTGTGGGTTACGGCGATCTGCCCCGGACGGAAAAGAAGAGCAAACGGGTGTTTGACAACCGTCCATCCGAATAA